Part of the Vigna radiata var. radiata cultivar VC1973A chromosome 11, Vradiata_ver6, whole genome shotgun sequence genome is shown below.
TTTATAATTagagaaaattaaatgaaaatttaaaagattttatatcATGTGATATAGAAACCTACAAAGAAGTATAATAATGCACGATCTCATTCATTAAAAATCTCAAATtctcaacaaaaaaattcaatattaatttttactgcgtacataaatattaattccTAAAGTAGtttcaatttaaacaaattaaagcTGTTCAAAATTTCAGAGAATGCATTAAACTTTTGaacaaataatttaacatttattaaggACAAAACCaattaatacatttaaaaaaagaaatacttaTCTGATTGAACGCTAACCTATAAATCTGGACATACATAAAATATGGTGAAGGTTGTGTGTGGGTGAACTTATTTATACCAGTTCATTTAACCCTCCCATTGAAAAACAGTTTCTACTTGAACATTTTTACCTATGGTGTGcaagagtaaaaaattataatttttttgtagtaataataataataattaatatgatgAATTGAAAGCGATAtggaaatttaattattaaaaaaaatgtttgattaaatttgttgGCGAAAGTATGTGAGGATGAGAAATCTACTTTTCTTTAGTTTCTCCCTTTCTCTTGTGGTGTGCGCGTGTCCATCTATCAAAAGGCAACAACTACCTCCTTCCTACTTATCTACCCCCACACCCTTTCAATGCTAGCAGCCTTTCTTCTATTTATATACCCaacttctctcttcttttcttttcattctcaaaCGCTCTTCAATTCTTACACACTGCCATGGCTCCTTCTTTCGACACAAACACTCAAACAGTTTGCGTCATGGACGCTTCCGGCCACCTAGGTTTCAACCTCGTCCAGAGACTCCTCCAACGAGGCTACACCGTCCATGCCTCTCTCCAAAAATATGGTAATCGATCATCTCTTTAACTCTTCATGCCACACTTCCTTCCCTTCAATTTcgatttcaatttcaatttcaatctcCTTTTCCTTTCCGATCGTGTCTCAGGGGATGAAGACCTATTCAATGGGATTTCCACAGACTCTAATAAGCTCAAGATTTTTCGATCTGACCCATTCGATTACCATAGCATAATCGAGGCACTCCGAGGCTGCTCTGGTTTGTTCTACACGTTCGAACCTCCCCATGACCAACAAAATTATGACGTAAGCActatttttcatcttctttctttatGAGATTCGTTATATTCCTCTCATGCTATcgcaattaaaacaaaataatgaaaatagttAAACCATGAGAGCCTTTTGTGGGCATTAATTTATTGGTGTATGCAGAATTTGCCTGAGATGTTTCGTGGTGTGCTGGAATGACCCTACTCATGTGTGGGTTACTCGCCTCCATTATAGTCAAGTAAATGGTGAATTCGCCTTTATGctaaattaattgtaattaatagAAACCAATCGTGGTAGTTTTGATTTGGTTATCCATCTCAATCACTTAATAATTCACTCATGTGTCGTAATCGTTTGTGCTGGTTAGTTTTCAGCCATGTGCTTATTTGCTTATCTCATTAAGTGTCTGATCTTATCAACATCTTATTCGTAAATTATTGCCAATCATGACGAAATATTGATGCGGAAAGGTTTACACTTATGCTTGACGCTCATACAGAGGTTCACAActtgttaatataaatttaaattgcaaTAATGCATGAACTGATCACTGTCTATATatgtcatttttctattttctaaagCATATTTTATTACGTATATTTGCTCTACCATATCAGAACCTTCCTGTcagtaaattataaaacaaatctgacttaaaaaaaaaaaaaaacttcaattcCAAATTAGTTGTCCGGTGCATTTAATTTATTGGCAAGCATTTTTCGGAAAGTCTGTTTGACTAAAGAAATAGTTTGGCAGAAAACTTATTACGGTTCAACTGTTACCAGAGTTCATAAAACGCGTTGAAAGTTTATCTTTTTTAGGTGTTTCTACATTTCTATCATTTGTTTatcatgaataaaaaattatacgaACGTTTTAAAACTGAACTCTGTCAAGTTCAACGGTTTTAAATATTCGTGGTCATCAAAAGagcatttaattcagtttttgAAAAGTAGTAAATTTGGTTTGAGATTTGTGCTGAGAGCAGAAGTGATATGTGTGGTATTTGAAACGTACAGGAATACATGGCAGACGTGGAAGTAAGAGCTGCACACAACGTGTTGGAAGCCTGTGCACAGACAGAGACAATGGATAAAGTGGTTTTTACTTCCTCAGCAACAGCAGTAGTTTGGAGAGAGGATCGCAAGAGCATGGAACTGGATCTGGATGAGAGACATTGGAGTGATGTTAATTTCTGTCGTAAATTCAAGGTATACAACGTCTCTTCGATGCAACactaatattcttttattattttttattgtaaaaatagtgttaattagCCTAGTTTCATGTTTGGGTATGTTGCATAATCGATTTATAGATGATGATAATAAGCAACGTGCATGAATAAAAATGTCGGAAACAAAATGAGTTGTAAGGGAAGATGGGATACGAGGAAAATGACAAAAGTGAATAATTGAATGTTTTGTACAGTTATGGCACGGTGTGTCGAAGACAATGGCTGAGAAAAGTGCGTGGGCCTTAGCAATGGACAGAGGAGTGAATATGGTGTCCATTAACGCTGGCTTATTGATGACTCATGATCTCACCATCCAACACCCTTACCTCAGAGGAGCTGCTGAGATGTACGAGGATGGTGTTTTCGTCACCGTTGATTTACCTTTCTTGGTGGATGCTCACATCTGCGTATACGAAGAAGTCTCATCCTACGGTCGTTATTTGTGTTTTAATCACATCATCAACACCCAAGAAGACGCCGTTCAGTTAGCTCAGAAGTTGACTCCCGCTGCTGGTTCTtcctcctcatcttcatcctcccAATCGCCGCAAAGGTAGaggactttcttttttttttactttttttttccttttaataatgTTGACTTCTGAcatattcaacttttttatttgtctGCAGTGGTGACCTCGGTAAGGGTTTTATCGAACAGAAAATTAGCAACAAGAAGTTGAACAAATTGATGGTAAACTTCGAAGCTTGATTGAAGAGCATTCACCTTGGATGATGCTCTGCGGGAGAGAGAGTATTCGTGTGCAAAATGTAACAGAAATTTGTACCTATAATACCCTCATATTATTAGTATCATTATACACAttaatgtattttcaatcaaataatcatttcttaatttgttttaatattatataatgtaaaatattttcctCTTTTTAAATTCTCTTTGCCTCATGCACCCTCCAATTTTTCACCGCTGAGTCACAAGAGTGTTTAtgtttataaaacaattttattctaCGAAAATCGAAAACATCATTccgaaaataaaaacaattgaatAAAGTGAAACTAAAtcgatttgtttttttttttttttaaattacattgtttttattctattgaaTTATATCTTcgttttaaaaaacaataagtGATCCAAACCATGTTTGTATGCATTTCTATGATTTCagtcataattttataaaaaattgaacaatgtttatattttcattttttatataattacaaaatcatCGTATAACTTAtacttatttatgaaaaatatatttattcaagaTACTCCGCTACTAACTATTCGAGTGAAGGTGTTTAACTGTAAATTTATAtgtgatatattatatattaaaaatgtacaaaaagttatattattatgtCTTGTATAAAACAatgtatgaaaaatatatttattaaagatgaTTGCAATTTGCTTGCATAAAAAATgccaaaatatttcaaaatttatacaatCGAACTTCATCGCAccacattatttttcatttttttattgaaacttttaacctacattttacaaaatttacaatttaaataatactttatttaattattgatagaGATACACATTTCTAAgatataactatattattttatttttatgatccaAAATGTTATTAAgatctaaaaattttaaattttacgccatattattatactttaatgGAACTAAGtcttaaatttatgattatgtATATGACTTAtagcatttttaattaaagtgtCAAATTGAGTCAATCTAATTTAACTGGATTGacaaattgaattaaaaatgagtTAGTTTAacttgattattattattttttaaattaaatattttgtaccATTACatgaattaagttaaaaataaatcaatttaatttaatttacttttggttgaataaaaaattttattgacTTATCATAGACTAAATTAATAGATtcacttatttaaaaatgttttatttttctaatcgAATTAAGTAAACACAATTTATTTTGACTTATatgctaaaaaatattaatatttttttaatttaattcaacttGAATCCGTAGGATGTTGAATTGACTCAGAAGTTTAAACTTATTTTGTAATCTATATCACAAAGTTTTAAACTCATGATTCTGTAAATGACATATGGAATGGAAATattcaaacaattaaatcaCTAAATTCCCAACAGTATGAcggatgaaaaaaatataattaactttttggAAGTTATGAAATGTCTACACAAATCTCGTACTGTCACCATTATATTTAATTGGTTTAGATCCAATCGAATTTGACttgaatttgaatattaataagGCTCATTCAAACCCCCCAACGTTGTGTGGTGCTTTGTGAATAGGATAAAAGTAAAAGGAACATTTATTTTTCACCTACAATGACATGGGAGAGTTAAGGAGTTGAAATAATAGAATGACCTTTAATTGGAAAACCCTGAATTGAACCAGCAAATGCTTTGCTGGATTATAAATCCATGTCGGTGGACAGAGGTAGAAGAAAAAATACCAAAGCTAAACCTAGGGCTGCATTGCATTATATGCAATAATACATGGTAGATAAAAATACCTTTTTCCTCTTTTGGGTACCATAGCACACTAATTAGATAAGAAAATACATTACTTCTTCAACGTTGACTCTAAACTATGTTCTTCAACTTACAACGTCActaattagacgtcagttaaagGGGAAAGCGacgtaaattattgaccggTAGCAATTGTGTAAATAAGTGAAGCATATAAACGTTTGTTAGGTGGGGAGCCAACGTCTATAATACTATAAACGTCAGTACCCCtagaaactgacgtctatatgtttaACAGGTAAGTGAGAAATCATTTCTTTCCGTCATATGGACATCAGTGCTCCGtctacccgacgtctataatctgACAGCAAGGTGGAAATTTAAACTTTTGCGCTATCTAGACGTCTGATCTTGCCACCTAACgtctatatttgattatagacgtcggtgccccgcATACCCGACGTTtatagtctgacaggtaggtgaaaatttaattttttccgTCATCTAGATGTATGATCCCCGccacccgacgtctatatgcgattatagacgtcagggcCCCcatacccgacgtctatagtctgaccgggtatgtgaaaagtcatttgttTCCGCCCACTAGATGTCTCGTCCCGCCAAGGCGACgtctatatataacaaaaatattaattgccCGACGTATATGCAATTATAGACGTCGACTTTGTGGGCAACTaacgtctaatttcttgttaaatggTGCGAACCAGCATTTTGATCGTCTTCCTTCGTCTTTTCTCTCCACTACACTGCATTTCCAGGTCCGTTTGATGTTTTGTGaaccatttaaagttgttttcaCTCTgtttaaagtaatctttgatgtattatctttcatttgaactgattaaaatgagttttcgttgtgttttggtgcagtttttcttgtgtctttgggtagcgtagtgcaccttctccctttgctattttcctcctaagaaaaacttacgatttttggatctcttatggcatttcaacccgaAGTCGAATCTGGGTCCTTACATAGTGCCATTTCCGCCACCAATGCAAAAGAAAACGgtgtattctcaccgtattctttttcattggctcgaagtggacctaggcaacgacccaggttcatctttgggttgaaatgccataagagatgaaacagatgcaattttttcttacgaggaaactagcaagggaaggaggtgctactacgctacccaaagacacgagaaaaactgcaTCAAAATACAACgaacacttcatagacgtcggttaatgttttgaccgacgtctatagtgcctatagatgtcggttaatgcaatgtttgacggaTTTATAGACGTCGTACGTGTCactgaaccgacgtctataatgacatCGCACCTGTAGAAAtctgacgtcccattaacgtcacccgtaaaaACGTTGGTTCGGgaggtgacgttaaaagtccaaaataactgacgtctaaagccctttctgcactagtgtatcTTTAAAGAAAGGCCATATTTGGAAATGATTCTCTTGCCTATTTTTTTCCTCGGTTCTTCTCACCTAGACATAACCTGTCTGTATGTGACTGAAATGATTTGAACGATTGGCTCATTTCCAAATTGGTTTCATGCAATTATATTAAGATTAGATTCATATAAGAAAATGAGTAGACGAGGAAAACATAAAGAACGAGAATAAGCATAAGAAACTTTAAAAACTTGTATGAGCAATTTCTTTGGCTACCAAGAGTTTCCAACCATAGGGTATCATAATTCAATATTTCAAGTCAAGGGTTGCAATGGTTTTAGAAACGATACTCTTCCCGCATATAATTCAATATATCCGCAGATAAAATCTACGACAGATAGTTGATACCCACGGATATTTACTATCCCCGCAACCCGCAGGtaatggatattttaatactcgcTTATAAACGGGTTGGGTGCGAGTATTgtattatttgtaataaataaaaataaaaatttaacttatattttattaagttaaatataattaaaattaacattaatttatattttataagattaaatttaattaaacttgaattttaatttatatttaatttaatttatattatattttatatatttttgtaattctatttaaattttattttaataatttataaaaatatttttttaaatatttgcgggtatatcgcgggttttaaaatactcacaaatattttttaaacggacCATACAAGTAGCGAGTCAGGTAAcaagtgaattttttttgtcgAGTTAGATGACGAGTAAATACTATTCATACCTGACCCGACCTGTTGTGATTTCTAACTGgaaacaatgataaaaaaactcaattagACTTTTAAATGTCTGAATATAAATCTCTATCTTGTTATAactcaaaaaggaaaaaaaagaaccCTATATATAAAGTTCCTTTAAGAAAGGAGGAAAACTGAAATCCTAATTAATAGATCTAACTTATTATGGTAACTAAACAATAATCTAACCGATTATTTTAATTCCAATAAAAGGCACAAATATGACTTCTACAATGAATTGTTAATGCTATATTACCACAATTCACAATTCAATAAATAGAATGAGTATAATATACAATAAATGCTTATGACTCTAATTAAGTGATATTACCATGATTGTTAAATGAACGTGGGTGTTACTTCTAAATAAAAAACAGGGAGTTTTAGCACTAGTTAGAAAGTAATTGATGTAGAATGTAATCATTTTCTATATTTGTTTGCGagtaaaactaatataaaatgttttttcaatattatttcgTTTAGGtgtttttttgtcttaaaaaaacAATCTGTTTTAGCACTTTCCCATTTATTAGAGttaagataaagaaaaacatacgcattttatatcataaaaataataataaaattaaactttggtttttaaaattattcaccACCCACAAGAATCTcactttctttatttcttttaatgtatAATCTCGACATGTGAATTCTCCATTAGTTACCActataattgatataatatgCTCTCTTATATTTACTAAAATGTTATTGTCTCTCTTTGGACAATGACTTTTTGTTAAACTATATAATGTTTGCAATGTAATAAAGTGCTTTTTTATTAGTCGATGATAACACCTGCTCCTTGGCACCCTTCCTAAAACTTGAGATTAAATTAAGATCTAATTACTAATGAAATGTATAAACATTTGGTAATAAATTTCACTAATTCACGTACATTTCCATAACgagtttttacattgtttattTTAGACATTTTGCTTTGGTTGTACGATGTAGAAagtaaataagttttaatatatGATATCTTATGTAAAAGTGTATTTTAACATTGGTTTTAGAATGTAATTAATGTGAATAAATCACTTTTTGCATATGTTATTAAAGAATGTAATTGATGTAAAATCTATCATtctacatattatatatatatatatatatatatatatatatatatatatatatatataatatgaagtTCTCATCAAATAAAGAATTAGACAGAAaacttcatatttatatatttcaaaatgatgataataattaGAGATGCCAAAAAAACTATACTTACATGCATTTATGGATAAAATTTATAGTGCAAAAGATGGATATTATAAATGAGTATATGGAGATAATGggcattattattttcttatacttACATGTTAAAGAGACAGGTATGGATATCATAGTATCCTTATCCGTGGATACCTGTATCTCATAATCTCTAAAAAACTTCTATATTGTAATAAAcatgatttaatatttatatttataattttatttggtctTTGCTTATAGTCATATATTGtatttgatttgaatttatttggacGTTGTTATCTTTGATTAATGATGtaagaaaaaattcatttttaactttagcataaaagaagcaattaaacaaTTCTATTTATGGTAATTCTATTCGAAGACACTTCCcgacattaaataataaacatgtatgtatataaatatttggtTAAAGATATAAAGTTGTGATATTGAAAGAAAGTAACTCCTCCATTGCGTTGGATTTGCTTTGGATAGGACTACAGTATTCGGGTTGGACATACTCCAACACTGCACTCTGAGTGAGATatttggaatatatatatatatatatatatatatatatatatatatatatatatatatatacaaaagtttttttttccgtcaacatcaaaattattattaacgaAACTTCTGTTATCatatacttaatattatttagtaattgataacttaaatatattatctctttcaattctttgaaatattttttatttattaataataagtgGTTTGgactttttaaaattcttttattagtataaaattggtataaattacttaataacaatgggattcaattggtttttttAATCGATTGATTATTCGTTTAAAATTCCAAGTTAAATAtggaatttataatttattgctactagtgtttttagtttatgtacatgaattaattctaattagatattatcttaaaatacgTTGAGATTTAGTCTTCTAATttaaatcaactaaaaaaaGTGAGTTAGTAAGTGTATTTTGATTTGACCAACGCACGTCCACTTTGGTTTTCGTTTTTGTCTTAAATACTAACAACTTATAATCACCAACTATACGTAGAATccctaaattttgttttatcaattattgttatttttgcataagtaattttttttttctttaccaaagtcgttatttatatctatatgaTTAAAAATTCCGATTCTAGGAGTTGGTCCCCATCTCTTGtaatgtatattatattttgaatattttaaatattaagataattagGTCAAATATTTCTGGTTGGCAGTTGATCtataaagatatttaatatatataatatttattataaggaTATATAGTGGTATGTCTTCTCTATTTTTGATAAGATAGTTTAGTATTAtccttttgttattattttaaagattgtAAATAATTCTCACGGTCCatctttcatattaattaattaataattatttagaatataatatttttctagtATGAATATTTGCAAAAATGTAAGAGAAATGATACTTTAATccacataaattttttacacttatttaatattattttttttattttttttaatatataatttttttataataattttatttttagaccGGTGGTTCCACCACTCccagaagaaaaatataaacacgTAGTGTAAAGAGTATGACTTTATTGAAAATAGAAACCAAAATAACTTCTTACAAACTTCCATCAATTTCTTAATCTCCattgaagatatatatatatatatatattgagaatGGTAGAAAAGTTGAGTGAATGAGATTTATCGTAGAAAGTGTTCGGACAGAAGCTGGTCCTCCTCATAAGGACCCGTTCAATGCGAACCACATGATGAATATCACCATCTTCTACTCCTAAAACTACTCTCACTTTTAACTCTTTCATTCTCCACATTCCACGCGTAACTCTAACCATCTTATCCtcaaaaataactaaaacagtataaaaaaataaataaacctttaCGTCCACTTCACCCCACTTTCACACATGCAAACAACCAACTATGTCTTCACCCAAATCAAAGCAGAGAACTACAAAGtgccaccaccgccaccacttCCACCACTGCCATCTCTGTCGCACATCACCCCGGCGACTTTGATATTCTCCACCATGGCAGTCGCCGCCTTCTGCTTCATAGGTGTCGGTGTCGTCTACTTCTGCAAGTGCTGTTTCAAGAACATCTCCCCCACTAACACAATCGTTCGTATCTCTCCTCCCGACTCTCCCCACAGAGGCCTCGACCCTTCTCTGCTAAGGATGTTCCCCACGTTCCTCTACGCCACCGTCAAGGATCTCCGCACGGAGAAGAAGTACTCACTCGAATGCGCCATTTGCTTGCTGGAGTTCGACGACGACTGCATTCTGCGTCTCTTAACACCCTGCTGCCACGTTTTCCACCAGGATTGCATCGACTCCTGGCTCCGATCACACAGGACTTGCCCCGTTTGCCGTACGGATCTCGATACTCAGGCAAGTAACACCGACGCGCAGAGACCTGAGCAAAACGAGGAGAATATGGAGCACGAGATAAGCGATCACGTGAGCGTTGATGTGAAAGAAGGCGATGATGGAGACGAGAGACACGGTGATGGTGATGAGGGAGGTTCGATGAATGTGCGCATGCAGCGAGACAAGTTTGCAAGTGCACGTTCACACTCGACGGGGCATTCCATAGTTATGGTTAATGACGACAACGACGATGCTAAATACACTCTGAGATTGCCCCAAGATGTGGCTTTGAAAATTGTAAGAGGGCATCATCACTCCAAGAGTTGTTCTAGTTACAAAGACATGGCAGGGCCTTCTTTTGCACCTTGTAGTAACTGTGGTTATGTTCAAACTCTTCTTCATAGCTCCAGTAATGCTGTAAACAATACTTAACATCGTTATTTCGTTCCTTCTTCACCtacttctttttcatctctaatCTTTTGCTCTTTAAAATCGTATTTTTAAGGATTTCTATAAAACAcgtgaaaaaatatatataaattaatatttacataaattaaaaacagtTTACAAATACATTAGTGTATATAGAAAATCatctcaaaattttattttcaatatgtaagttaatttataaatttaaaaaaaagtaacgtAAAAGATTAATTTCTAAAAGTGGGAAGATGTTACAAGTTAGGTGATAGTTAATTAACACCGATCAGATTCATTAACattaacaactatttttattagcttTTTATTCAAATCTTCTATATTCAAGAATTTTCATTATTACATACGACTTTTTACGAATTTgttgataaacttaaatttataaacaaattttataaaaataaataaatttttaattataaatgaatatatttattaataatgaattcattattaaaatttgttcataatttttatttcctaatattagacatttttttaaaaagaaaattatcagtaagtttaacaataaatttttttctgacatttttttttatatattaagtgGAAATCAGTTGAAagtagaagagaaaaagaaggaggAAGAGGGAGGGGAAGCTGGAACTGATGAATGCCTAGAAATGCAATatggtgaagaagaaaaatgaagaagagaaagagaatgaaCCAGAGGTGACGATAAGAGAGGgataagaagaataaaaaagaaaagaaaagaagaaagaagaataactCAATTGTGATTTTTACCgacaaaaaaaatctattagTAATTACTATCAAATATTcgataaatttgtaattaattataattactaacaaattttaaaatttattaataaatttattaatgggTACTTTATCCACGACTTTATGATTTTTGATAATCCGttgacaaataaattattattaaaatatataaaataaatatcattattttaattactcttttacttataattattattgaaaaaaatatacacttCATTTTTGGAGGAAGGATAGTGATAAACGCAGTAAgttatataatgaaaattcGAGTAATACAAGAGAATGAGATGAAAGACCTAATGTGttataaacaattttcaaattgaaaaatatttaatgaaagtATATACTGACTTAAAATTTTCCATTGGAAAGCATTTGGTATTCATGAAGAGTTTTAAATGGT
Proteins encoded:
- the LOC106776393 gene encoding cinnamoyl-CoA reductase-like SNL6, producing MAPSFDTNTQTVCVMDASGHLGFNLVQRLLQRGYTVHASLQKYGDEDLFNGISTDSNKLKIFRSDPFDYHSIIEALRGCSGLFYTFEPPHDQQNYDEYMADVEVRAAHNVLEACAQTETMDKVVFTSSATAVVWREDRKSMELDLDERHWSDVNFCRKFKLWHGVSKTMAEKSAWALAMDRGVNMVSINAGLLMTHDLTIQHPYLRGAAEMYEDGVFVTVDLPFLVDAHICVYEEVSSYGRYLCFNHIINTQEDAVQLAQKLTPAAGSSSSSSSSQSPQSGDLGKGFIEQKISNKKLNKLMVNFEA
- the LOC106776743 gene encoding RING-H2 finger protein ATL29-like, yielding MQTTNYVFTQIKAENYKVPPPPPLPPLPSLSHITPATLIFSTMAVAAFCFIGVGVVYFCKCCFKNISPTNTIVRISPPDSPHRGLDPSLLRMFPTFLYATVKDLRTEKKYSLECAICLLEFDDDCILRLLTPCCHVFHQDCIDSWLRSHRTCPVCRTDLDTQASNTDAQRPEQNEENMEHEISDHVSVDVKEGDDGDERHGDGDEGGSMNVRMQRDKFASARSHSTGHSIVMVNDDNDDAKYTLRLPQDVALKIVRGHHHSKSCSSYKDMAGPSFAPCSNCGYVQTLLHSSSNAVNNT